The Couchioplanes caeruleus sequence GAAGCGGGTACGCCAGAAATACACCCGACCACCCGAAGGGAGTACCACCATGACCACCGCCCGCGAGATCATGACTCCGGACGTCACCTGCATCGGCGAGAAGGAATCCTTGGCGGAGGCCGCTCACAAGATGGCCGACCTGGGCGTCGGCTCGCTGCCGATCTGCGGCGCCGACAACCGGCTCAAGGGAATGGTCACCGACCGCGACATCGTGGTCAAGGCTCTGGCCAAGGACCGCAACCCGGCCGAGATCACCGCCGGCGAGCTCGGCCAGGGCAAGCCGGTGACGATCGGCGCGGACGACGACGCCGCGGAGATTCTGCGCACCATGGGCCAGTACAAGGTCCGGCGGCTGCCGGTCATCGACGGCCACCAGCTCGTCGGCATCGTCGCGGTCGCCGACGTGGCCCGGGCCCTGTCCGACCGCAAGGTCGGCGACCTCGTCGACGCGATCTCCGAATAAGCCTGGATGAACCACAGTCGAATAACTGTCTGAAGGAGGTCGGGAACCCGGCAGTTTCTGCTAGATAGATCTGCATGACTGTCATTCCCCGCGCCGAGGGTGCGGTAGACCGCCGCACCCTTTTGCGTCTCGCCGGCCTCTCCGCCGGTGCCGGTCTCGTCACCGCGGCCACCCTGCCCGGTGTCGCGCACGCCGCTTCCGGTGCCTTCCAGCACGGTGTGGCCTCCGGCGATCCCCTTCCCGGCGGCATTCTGCTGTGGACCCGGGTCACCCCGACCCCCGATTCCGTGCCGGGGTCCGGCGCCGGCCCCGAGGTCACCGTCTCCTGGCAGATCGCCGCCGACGCCGGCTTCGCGGCCGTCGTGGCCGCGGGCGAGGTCCGCACCGGGCCGGCGCGGGACCACACCGTGAAGGTCGACGTGTCCGGGCTGAGCCCCGCGACCACCTACTGGTTCCGCTTCGGCTACAACGGGTCATGGTCACCCACCGGCCGCACCATGACGGCACCCACCGCCGACGCCGCGATCTCGCGGCTGCGGATGGGTGTCGTCTCGTGCGCCAACTGGGAGGCCGGATACTTCGCCGCATACCGGCACCTCGCCGAGCGCGGCGACCTCAACCTGGTCGTACATCTGGGTGACTACCTCTACGAGTACGGCACCGGAGACTTCGCCGCCGGCGACGTAGTGATCCGTCCCACGAAGCCGGAGCACGAGATCCTCACGCTGGCCGACTACCGGATCCGGCACGCGCTCTACAAGACCGACCCGGATCTGCAGGCGCTGCACGCCTCGGTGCCGTGGATCATCACCTGGGACGACCACGAGGTCGCCAACGACATGTGGAGCGACGGCGCCGAGAACCACACCCCCGGCACCGAGGGCGACTTCGGCGCGCGCGTCGCGGCCTCTCGGCAGGCGTACGCGGAGTGGATGCCGGTGCGCATGGGCGGCGACGGCGCCATCTACCGGCGGCTGCGCTACGGCAACCTGCTGGAGCTGTCCATGCTGGACCTGCGCTCGTACCGGTCGCAGCAGGTGGGCCGCGTCGACGGCGATGAGATCGACGACCCGGACCGCACCATCGCCGGCGGCGACCAGCTCGCGTGGCTCACCGAGGGCCTGGTCACCAGCACGGCGAAGTGGAAGCTCGTCGGCAACCCGGTGATGATCTCCCGGGTCGACCTGGCCTCCCTGCCCGCCTGGCTGCTCGGGCCCCTCGGCGACCTGCTCGGCATCCCGGACAACGGCATCGTGGTGAATCCGGACCAGTGGGACGGCTACAACGCCGACCGGGAACGGCTGGTCGACGCGCTGCGGGCGGCGCGCACCAAGGACGTGGTGTTCCTCACCGGTGACATCCACACCTCCTGGGCCATCGAGCTGACCACCAAGGACACCGGCAGCCGCAACCCGGCCGCCGCGGAGTTCGTGGTGCCGTCGGTGACCAGCGACAACCTCGACGACTTCCTGAACACCTCGCCGGGCGGGCCGCTGAGCCGGCTCGCCGCCGACCTGCTCCGGGCGACGAACCCGCACGTCAAGTGGGTGGAGACCGACGGGCACGGCTACGGCGTCCTGGAGGTCACCCCCGAGCGCTGCCGGATGGACTGGTACTACCTCGCCGACCGCACCAAACGGGACACCTCCGCGAAATGGGCCACGGGCTGGTCCGTCGGCACCGGCTCCTCGAAGATCCGCAAGGAGTCCGCACCCTCGTAGGCGGCGGTCCCGGGGTGGGGTGGTGGGATCCCGCCCCACCCCGGGCGTCGTCAGCTCACGATGATGTCGTAGATCCGCGTGGCGGAGTTCCCGTCCGAGGTGGGCGTGACCACGGAGACGCGCAGATAGCGAGCGTCGACGTTCACCGCCGTCGTGGTCGAGTCCGCGATGTTGCCGCGGACCTGCGCGCGGGTGGTCCAGGAGGAGCCGTCGTCCGAGGTCTGCACGTCGAAGTCCCGGGTGTTCCACGCCGGGTACTCACCTCCCGCTCCGGCGTGTCGGATCACCACAGTGGACAGACTGCGGCGCGTGCCCAGGTCGGCCTGGACCCACGTGGTGGCGCCCAGCGAGCACCACTTGTCGCCCCAGCCGCCGAGCCAGCTTCCGTTGAACGCCTTGTCCGCGCCCTCGGCGGCGCTGCACGAGGAGTCGGCGGTGGCGGCCCGGCGCAGGGCCAGGTTCGCCGGTGCGTTCCCGTACACCTCGAGCGCATAGACGCGGGCCGTGCCGCTGCCGTCGTTGGCCGGCTGGGTCGCCTCGAAGCGGACATACCGCGCGGTGCGCGACTCCACCGGCGTGTACGTCCGGCTGGCGCGCGAACCGGTGACCGAGACCGCGGTGCTCCAGGCGGTGCCGTCCGTGCTGGTGGAGATCGTGTACGCGCCGGTGTTCCAGTTGGTCCCCTCCCCGCCGAGCCCGGCGTGCTTGACGACGAACGCGTTCACGGTGCGTGCCGAGCCGAGGTCGACCTGGAGCTGCCGGGGTGCCGTACCGGAGCAGAACTTGCTGTTGCCGGCGATCGCCCCGTCGACGGCCCTGGCCGGGCCCTCGGCGCTGTTGCACGGCGAGGAACCGGTGACCGGACGGCCCAGGGCGAGGTCGGCGCCCAGGTCCGGTTCGGCGGCCGGCTGGGCGCGGCCGTCACCGAAGCTGGGGGGCACGTCGCCCGCGCCCGTGCCCCACGCCGACGGGCTGCCGCCCTGGGTGAACGCGATCGTGGCGCCGTTCGCGATGTCGCCGTACCGGAAGTAGCTGCGGCTGGTCGAGGTCCCGTCGACCGACAGGGTCTGCACGTAGCGGTTCGCGGCGCTGCCACCGGTGATGGTGATGTTCCCCGGCCCGCGCTGGATGAGCACGCTCGGGAACAGCGCGCCGTGCGCGGCCAGCGTGTCCGCGCCCGGAGTCACCGGGTAGAAGCCGAGCGCCGACCAGACGTACCACGCGGAGGTGGCGCCGAGGTCGTCGTTGCCGGGCAGGCCGCCGGCGCCGGTGGTGAAGGACTCGGCCATCACCCGGCGCACCGCGTCGCTCGCCCCGGCGGGCTTGCGGGCCGCGTGGTAGGTCCACGGCACGTTGTGCTCCGGCTCGTTGCCGATGTAGAAGTACGGCCGTGACAGACCGCCGTTGAGCTCGGTGAAGTGGTGGTCGAGGCGCTGCACGACGGTGGCCGGACCGCCCATCAGCGTGACGAGGGCGCCGAGGTTGTGCGGGACCATCCAGGTGTACTGGGCCGCGTTGCCCTCGACGTACGGGCTCTCCTGCGCCGGGTTCAGCGGCTGCCGCCAGCCGCCGTCCCGGGTGTGGATGTACGACGACTCCCCGTTGAACAGGCTGCGCCAGTACTGGGAGCGGGCGCTGTAGGTGGCGTACGCGCCGGTGTCGCCGAGGGCCTTGGCGAACTGGGCGATGGCGAAGTCGGACGCCGCGTACTCCAGGGTCTCGGAGGGGTTACCGGGGATGAACTGGTTCGCGGCGTAGGTGGCGTGGTTGCCACGCAGCACCACGCCCTGCATGCTGCCGCCGGTCGCGCTCTTCTTCATCAGCGCCAGCGCGGCCGCCGTGTCGAAGCCGCGGACGCCGAACGCGTACGCGCTGCCGACGATGATCGGTCCGGGGTCGCCGGGCATGACGAAGTCCTCGACGCTCTGGTGCGACCACTTGGGCAGCAGCCCGCCCTGCTGTCCGTC is a genomic window containing:
- a CDS encoding alkaline phosphatase D family protein, whose product is MTVIPRAEGAVDRRTLLRLAGLSAGAGLVTAATLPGVAHAASGAFQHGVASGDPLPGGILLWTRVTPTPDSVPGSGAGPEVTVSWQIAADAGFAAVVAAGEVRTGPARDHTVKVDVSGLSPATTYWFRFGYNGSWSPTGRTMTAPTADAAISRLRMGVVSCANWEAGYFAAYRHLAERGDLNLVVHLGDYLYEYGTGDFAAGDVVIRPTKPEHEILTLADYRIRHALYKTDPDLQALHASVPWIITWDDHEVANDMWSDGAENHTPGTEGDFGARVAASRQAYAEWMPVRMGGDGAIYRRLRYGNLLELSMLDLRSYRSQQVGRVDGDEIDDPDRTIAGGDQLAWLTEGLVTSTAKWKLVGNPVMISRVDLASLPAWLLGPLGDLLGIPDNGIVVNPDQWDGYNADRERLVDALRAARTKDVVFLTGDIHTSWAIELTTKDTGSRNPAAAEFVVPSVTSDNLDDFLNTSPGGPLSRLAADLLRATNPHVKWVETDGHGYGVLEVTPERCRMDWYYLADRTKRDTSAKWATGWSVGTGSSKIRKESAPS
- a CDS encoding CBS domain-containing protein, which translates into the protein MTTAREIMTPDVTCIGEKESLAEAAHKMADLGVGSLPICGADNRLKGMVTDRDIVVKALAKDRNPAEITAGELGQGKPVTIGADDDAAEILRTMGQYKVRRLPVIDGHQLVGIVAVADVARALSDRKVGDLVDAISE
- a CDS encoding discoidin domain-containing protein, whose product is MPPSFGDGRAQPAAEPDLGADLALGRPVTGSSPCNSAEGPARAVDGAIAGNSKFCSGTAPRQLQVDLGSARTVNAFVVKHAGLGGEGTNWNTGAYTISTSTDGTAWSTAVSVTGSRASRTYTPVESRTARYVRFEATQPANDGSGTARVYALEVYGNAPANLALRRAATADSSCSAAEGADKAFNGSWLGGWGDKWCSLGATTWVQADLGTRRSLSTVVIRHAGAGGEYPAWNTRDFDVQTSDDGSSWTTRAQVRGNIADSTTTAVNVDARYLRVSVVTPTSDGNSATRIYDIIVS